One genomic segment of Salmo trutta chromosome 8, fSalTru1.1, whole genome shotgun sequence includes these proteins:
- the LOC115198467 gene encoding serine/threonine-protein kinase D3 isoform X1, whose product MELSEPGRCKLDCMDSEISSSLSRMSLTRSSPGAPDRPSHPAAPGPLQAPLGPALVQFQLGLFREVVWVPRGQLSFRHAKRLAAEIIERKAPDCSVVGVGEKILLFRHQPGSEHLLHRLKDQDPLQDGDLIEVILSGSAAVTEMKTRPHSLAVQSYRTPTFCHHCGEMLWGLIRQGLKCEGCGLDFHKRCALQLPSDCSRARRRVCGPSLSLFPPGRPRTHSLSTPAGGSLEEISMSKPRSRPPSWTDHPVWLGVGQGKDGETGRARVPHTFHIHSYTKPTVCQHCRHLLKGLFRQGLQCSDCKLNCHRRCESSLVPADCPGERRNTNGEGDSVSSLGYKNDTEDDEEDMSLSITSLEDDDDEPSTEIPFAENKEVGHQPPIIPCFSSYIPLMRVVQSVRHTKRQASGVLREGWLLHHTNTDTLRKRHYWILDWKSITLYQNEINTKYYKEIPLSEVLQVRGPAQLSVPLLPGNSAHSFEVVTGTLVYCVLAGRDGQAWETAVRQALMPVLNSGQVDKQGQDHEPQSGKSPDVSSVYQIFTDEVLGSGQFGVVYGGTHRQSGRPVAVKVIDKTRFPTKQERQLRNEQAILQNLSHLGIVLLEGVFETMDHVFIVMEKLHGDMLEMILSNEKGRLPERTTRFLVTQILEALRYLHFKHIAHCDLKPENVLLASPDSFPQVKLCDFGFARIIGEKSFRRSVVGTPAYLAPEVISSHGYNRSLDMWAVGVVLYVSLSGTFPFNEDEDIRQQITNAAFMYPRLPWSNISLEAVSLINNLLRVAVRCRFSVGKALGHPWLQDFQLWCDLREFEKRMGCRYLTHEGDEDRWRCHALERGLVFPSHLTWTPGYDDSL is encoded by the exons ATGGAGCTTTCCGAGCCTGGAAGGTGTAAACTAGACTGTATGGACTCTGAAATATCAA GTTCTCTCTCCAGGATGTCATTGACCCGGTCCAGCCCGGGTGCCCCTGATCGACCTTCCCACCCCGCGGCCCCCGGGCCCCTCCAGGCACCTCTCGGCCCTGCCTTGGTCCAGTTCCAGCTAGGCCTCTTCAGGGAGGTGGTATGGGTGCCTAGAGGGCAGCTCAGCTTTCGCCACGCCAAGAGACTGGCGGCAGAGATCATAGAACGCAAG GCTCCAGACTGCAGTGTGGTGGGTGTAGGGGAGAAGATCCTCCTGTTTAGACACCAGCCTGGCTCAGAACACCTCCTCCACAGACTCAAAGACCAGGATCCACTGCAGGACGGTGACCTCATAGAGGTCATCCTCTCAG GATCAGCTGCTGTGACGGAGATGAAGACCCGCCCACACTCCCTGGCTGTCCAATCATATCGCACCCCCACCTTCTGTCACCACTGTGGTGAGATGCTGTGGGGACTGATACGTCAAGGGTTAAAATGTGAAG GTTGTGGGTTAGACTTCCATAAGCGCTGTGCGCTGCAGTTGCCTAGTGACTGTAGCCGCGCACGGCGTCGTGTGTGTGGCCCCAGTCTGTCCCTGTTCCCCCCTGGCAGGCCCCGGACGCACTCCCTCTCCACACCTGCAGGAGGCAGTCTAGAGGAG ATCAGTATGTCCAAGCCCAGGTCCAGACCCCCGTCATGGACAGATCACCCGGTGTGGCTGGGGGTGGGCCAGGGAAAGGATGGTGAGACAGGCAGGGCCAGGGTGCCCCACACCTTccacatccacagctacaccaagCCTACCGTGTGCCAGCACTGCCGCCACCTTCTCAAAGGCCTCTTCCGCCAGGGCCTACAATGCTCCG acTGTAAGCTGAACTGCCATCGTCGCTGTGAGAGCTCCCTGGTCCCCGCTGACTGTcctggagagaggaggaacaCCAATGGGGAAGGAG ACTCAGTGTCCAGTCTCGGCTACAAGAACGACAcagaggatgatgaggaggataTGAGCTTGAGTATAACATCACTAGAAGACGATGACGACGAGCCGTCTACTGAGATTCCATTTGCTGAGAACAAGGAAGTGGGACATCAGCCACCAATCAT tccATGTTTCAGTAGTTATATTCCTCTAATGCGGGTAGTCCAGTCAGTCCGTCACACTAAAAGACAGGCCAGTGGAGTACTGAGAGAGGGTTGGCTACTGCATCACACCAACACTGACACACTG AGGAAACGTCATTACTGGATATTGGACTGGAAGAGTATCACTCTGTACCAGAACGAGATCAACACCAAGTACTACAAG gaGATTCCTCTATCTGAGGTGCTGCAGGTACGAGGCCCCGCCCAGCTGTCTGTCCCCTTGTTGCCCGGCAACAGTGCCCACTCCTTCGAAGTGGTGACGGGCACGCTGGTGTACTGTGTGTTGGCGGGCCGGGACGGACAGGCCTGGGAGACCGCCGTACGCCAGGCTCTGATGCCCGTGCTGAACAGTGGGCAGGTGGACAAACAGGGGCAAG ACCATGAACCCCAGAGTGGAAAAAGCCCG gaTGTCAGCTCAGTGTATCAGATCTTCACTGATGAGGTGCTGGGTTCAGGACAGTTTGGAGTGGTGTATGGAG GCACCCACAGACAGTCTGGTCGGCCAGTGGCCGTCAAGGTCATCGACAAAACCCGTTTCCCTACCAAACAGGAGAGACAGTTGAGGAACGAGCAGGCAATTCTACAG AATCTGTCCCACCTCGGTATAGTTCTACTGGAGGGCGTGTTTGAGACCATGGATCACGTATTCATTGTCATGGAGAAGCTCCATGGAGATATGCTGGAGATGATTCTGTCCAATGAGAAGGGCCGACTGCCAGAGCGCACCACACGTTTCTTGGTTACACAG attTTAGAGGCCCTGCGCTACCTGCACTTCAAACACATCGCTCACTGTGACCTGAAACCTGAGAATGTACTGCTGGCCTCCCCAGACTCTTTCcctcag gtAAAGCTGTGTGACTTTGGTTTTGCCCGCATCATCGGCGAGAAGTCGTTCCGCCGGTCGGTGGTGGGCACGCCGGCCTACCTGGCACCCGAGGTCATCAGTAGCCACGGTTACAACCGCTCGTTGGACATGTGGGCGGTGGGTGTGGTCCTGTACGTCAGCCTGAGCGGAACGTTCCCCTTCAACGAGGACGAGGACATCAGACAACAGATCACCAACGCTGCCTTCATGTACCCCCGCCTGCCCTGGTCTAACATCTCACTAGAGG cggtGAGTCTTATCAACAACCTGCTCCGGGTTGCAGTAAGATGTAGGTTCAGTGTGGGAAAAGCACTGGGGCACCCCTGGCTACAG GACTTCCAGTTGTGGTGTGACCTGAGGGAGTTTGAGAAGAGGATGGGCTGCAGGTACCTGACCCACGAGGGGGACGAGGACCGCTGGAGATGCCACGCCCTGGAGAGGGGCCTGGTCTTCCCCTCTCACCTCACCTGGACCCCCGGGTACGATGACAGCCTGTGA
- the LOC115198467 gene encoding serine/threonine-protein kinase D3 isoform X2, whose product MELSEPGRCKLDCMDSEISSSLSRMSLTRSSPGAPDRPSHPAAPGPLQAPLGPALVQFQLGLFREVVWVPRGQLSFRHAKRLAAEIIERKAPDCSVVGVGEKILLFRHQPGSEHLLHRLKDQDPLQDGDLIEVILSGSAAVTEMKTRPHSLAVQSYRTPTFCHHCGEMLWGLIRQGLKCEGCGLDFHKRCALQLPSDCSRARRRVCGPSLSLFPPGRPRTHSLSTPAGGSLEEISMSKPRSRPPSWTDHPVWLGVGQGKDGETGRARVPHTFHIHSYTKPTVCQHCRHLLKGLFRQGLQCSDCKLNCHRRCESSLVPADCPGERRNTNGEGDSVSSLGYKNDTEDDEEDMSLSITSLEDDDDEPSTEIPFAENKEVGHQPPIIPCFSSYIPLMRVVQSVRHTKRQASGVLREGWLLHHTNTDTLRKRHYWILDWKSITLYQNEINTKYYKEIPLSEVLQVRGPAQLSVPLLPGNSAHSFEVVTGTLVYCVLAGRDGQAWETAVRQALMPVLNSGQVDKQGQDHEPQSGKSPDVSSVYQIFTDEVLGSGQFGVVYGGTHRQSGRPVAVKVIDKTRFPTKQERQLRNEQAILQNLSHLGIVLLEGVFETMDHVFIVMEKLHGDMLEMILSNEKGRLPERTTRFLVTQILEALRYLHFKHIAHCDLKPENVLLASPDSFPQVKLCDFGFARIIGEKSFRRSVVGTPAYLAPEVISSHGYNRSLDMWAVGVVLYVSLSGTFPFNEDEDIRQQITNAAFMYPRLPWSNISLEAVSLINNLLRVAVRCRFSVGKALGHPWLQLHSSSTPTLVIIKPF is encoded by the exons ATGGAGCTTTCCGAGCCTGGAAGGTGTAAACTAGACTGTATGGACTCTGAAATATCAA GTTCTCTCTCCAGGATGTCATTGACCCGGTCCAGCCCGGGTGCCCCTGATCGACCTTCCCACCCCGCGGCCCCCGGGCCCCTCCAGGCACCTCTCGGCCCTGCCTTGGTCCAGTTCCAGCTAGGCCTCTTCAGGGAGGTGGTATGGGTGCCTAGAGGGCAGCTCAGCTTTCGCCACGCCAAGAGACTGGCGGCAGAGATCATAGAACGCAAG GCTCCAGACTGCAGTGTGGTGGGTGTAGGGGAGAAGATCCTCCTGTTTAGACACCAGCCTGGCTCAGAACACCTCCTCCACAGACTCAAAGACCAGGATCCACTGCAGGACGGTGACCTCATAGAGGTCATCCTCTCAG GATCAGCTGCTGTGACGGAGATGAAGACCCGCCCACACTCCCTGGCTGTCCAATCATATCGCACCCCCACCTTCTGTCACCACTGTGGTGAGATGCTGTGGGGACTGATACGTCAAGGGTTAAAATGTGAAG GTTGTGGGTTAGACTTCCATAAGCGCTGTGCGCTGCAGTTGCCTAGTGACTGTAGCCGCGCACGGCGTCGTGTGTGTGGCCCCAGTCTGTCCCTGTTCCCCCCTGGCAGGCCCCGGACGCACTCCCTCTCCACACCTGCAGGAGGCAGTCTAGAGGAG ATCAGTATGTCCAAGCCCAGGTCCAGACCCCCGTCATGGACAGATCACCCGGTGTGGCTGGGGGTGGGCCAGGGAAAGGATGGTGAGACAGGCAGGGCCAGGGTGCCCCACACCTTccacatccacagctacaccaagCCTACCGTGTGCCAGCACTGCCGCCACCTTCTCAAAGGCCTCTTCCGCCAGGGCCTACAATGCTCCG acTGTAAGCTGAACTGCCATCGTCGCTGTGAGAGCTCCCTGGTCCCCGCTGACTGTcctggagagaggaggaacaCCAATGGGGAAGGAG ACTCAGTGTCCAGTCTCGGCTACAAGAACGACAcagaggatgatgaggaggataTGAGCTTGAGTATAACATCACTAGAAGACGATGACGACGAGCCGTCTACTGAGATTCCATTTGCTGAGAACAAGGAAGTGGGACATCAGCCACCAATCAT tccATGTTTCAGTAGTTATATTCCTCTAATGCGGGTAGTCCAGTCAGTCCGTCACACTAAAAGACAGGCCAGTGGAGTACTGAGAGAGGGTTGGCTACTGCATCACACCAACACTGACACACTG AGGAAACGTCATTACTGGATATTGGACTGGAAGAGTATCACTCTGTACCAGAACGAGATCAACACCAAGTACTACAAG gaGATTCCTCTATCTGAGGTGCTGCAGGTACGAGGCCCCGCCCAGCTGTCTGTCCCCTTGTTGCCCGGCAACAGTGCCCACTCCTTCGAAGTGGTGACGGGCACGCTGGTGTACTGTGTGTTGGCGGGCCGGGACGGACAGGCCTGGGAGACCGCCGTACGCCAGGCTCTGATGCCCGTGCTGAACAGTGGGCAGGTGGACAAACAGGGGCAAG ACCATGAACCCCAGAGTGGAAAAAGCCCG gaTGTCAGCTCAGTGTATCAGATCTTCACTGATGAGGTGCTGGGTTCAGGACAGTTTGGAGTGGTGTATGGAG GCACCCACAGACAGTCTGGTCGGCCAGTGGCCGTCAAGGTCATCGACAAAACCCGTTTCCCTACCAAACAGGAGAGACAGTTGAGGAACGAGCAGGCAATTCTACAG AATCTGTCCCACCTCGGTATAGTTCTACTGGAGGGCGTGTTTGAGACCATGGATCACGTATTCATTGTCATGGAGAAGCTCCATGGAGATATGCTGGAGATGATTCTGTCCAATGAGAAGGGCCGACTGCCAGAGCGCACCACACGTTTCTTGGTTACACAG attTTAGAGGCCCTGCGCTACCTGCACTTCAAACACATCGCTCACTGTGACCTGAAACCTGAGAATGTACTGCTGGCCTCCCCAGACTCTTTCcctcag gtAAAGCTGTGTGACTTTGGTTTTGCCCGCATCATCGGCGAGAAGTCGTTCCGCCGGTCGGTGGTGGGCACGCCGGCCTACCTGGCACCCGAGGTCATCAGTAGCCACGGTTACAACCGCTCGTTGGACATGTGGGCGGTGGGTGTGGTCCTGTACGTCAGCCTGAGCGGAACGTTCCCCTTCAACGAGGACGAGGACATCAGACAACAGATCACCAACGCTGCCTTCATGTACCCCCGCCTGCCCTGGTCTAACATCTCACTAGAGG cggtGAGTCTTATCAACAACCTGCTCCGGGTTGCAGTAAGATGTAGGTTCAGTGTGGGAAAAGCACTGGGGCACCCCTGGCTACAG CTCCATTCCAGCTCAACACCAACCCTAGTCATAATCAAACCCTTCTAA